Proteins from a genomic interval of Pantoea deleyi:
- a CDS encoding conjugative transfer ATPase yields MAFRLFRRRREAQAEHQHGDGPFSVDGHEPLSREGRLTHADESGLYATGPSIIDHVPWGEYLPEHQCILLDDGVSVGAVYELTPVGTEGRPESRLEEIRDVVENALQDSIPELDSHQWVVQFFCQDDSDLSAYMDSIRGYVRPRAQGTAFTEAWLNEQERHLKNVAAEKGLFVDETVTGAPWRGQIRRTRMVVYRWVEKPYRDPMAPEVLLNQVCDRLTSAMSGAGIRSVRQNGEQIHNWLLRWFNPAPQWTDKATLYRCARHSDEAPGDLPLLNDFSESLWFTRPRSDADRGIWWFDSIAHKAVPVARLRTRPQTGHLTGEVKRGDNINAIMDLLPEGTVLAMTLVVQPQDRLEANFASLSRNSMGENVDSLRAREDAATARTYLGNKHKLYRAAITLLIKGKDEDALSKRYLDLSSKLLNCGLEPVNPEHDIGPLSTYMRALPMCFNPQHDRHNWYTRLMFVQHFACMAPVYGRDTGTGHHGLTFFNRGGGPLSVDPLNKEDRTQNAHLLLFGPTGAGKSATAVDKLSQMVAIYRSRIFLIEAGNSFGLYGDYCASLGLSVHRVSIKPGKVVSLAPFGDSHLLMKAKAGELLISEDDLPETDADDEEDEDGERDVLGEMEIAARLMITGGEAPEESRMTRADRGMIREAIMNAARKAYAESRQMLPGDLMSALQDIAHDVSQGDDGREKRTSARRARAEEMSEALRMFTEGFEGDLFNRPGTPWPEADVTIVDLGQLAREGYEAQMAVAVISLLNTINNIAERDQYLDRDIIVPIDEGHIVTTNPLLGPYATKIAKMWRKLGTWLWIFTQNLADFPDTSKKMLNMAEWWICLVMPPEEVEQIARFKTLNEEQKAMLLSATKLPRKYTEGVILSRKVQALFRAVPPSLYLALGMTEKEEKAERRAIMDELKCSELEAVYHVARRLDESRGLIY; encoded by the coding sequence ATGGCCTTTCGTCTTTTTCGCCGCCGCCGTGAAGCACAGGCTGAGCATCAGCACGGTGACGGGCCGTTTTCGGTTGATGGCCATGAGCCCCTCTCCCGCGAGGGTCGCCTGACGCATGCTGATGAGTCGGGCCTGTATGCCACCGGCCCCTCCATTATTGACCACGTTCCGTGGGGGGAATACCTGCCGGAACACCAGTGTATCCTGCTCGATGACGGCGTGTCTGTCGGTGCGGTTTATGAGCTGACGCCCGTCGGCACCGAAGGCCGCCCTGAATCCCGCCTGGAGGAAATCCGCGACGTGGTGGAGAACGCCCTGCAGGACAGCATCCCGGAGCTGGACTCGCACCAGTGGGTGGTGCAGTTTTTCTGTCAGGACGACTCCGATCTGTCGGCGTACATGGATTCCATCAGAGGCTATGTCAGACCCCGGGCACAGGGAACGGCCTTCACTGAGGCCTGGCTGAACGAGCAGGAGCGTCACCTGAAAAACGTGGCGGCTGAAAAAGGCCTGTTTGTGGATGAAACCGTGACCGGTGCCCCCTGGCGCGGGCAAATCCGTCGCACGCGCATGGTGGTTTACCGCTGGGTTGAAAAGCCGTATCGCGATCCGATGGCACCGGAAGTGTTACTGAATCAGGTCTGCGACCGTCTGACATCGGCAATGAGCGGTGCCGGCATCCGTTCCGTGCGACAGAACGGCGAGCAGATACACAACTGGCTGCTGCGCTGGTTCAACCCGGCCCCCCAGTGGACGGACAAGGCCACGCTGTACCGCTGCGCCCGCCACAGCGACGAGGCACCCGGCGACCTTCCGCTGCTCAATGACTTCAGCGAAAGCCTGTGGTTTACCCGTCCCCGCAGTGATGCTGACAGGGGCATATGGTGGTTTGACAGCATTGCGCACAAGGCGGTGCCGGTTGCCCGGCTCCGCACCCGCCCCCAGACCGGCCACCTCACCGGCGAGGTAAAGCGCGGCGACAACATCAACGCTATTATGGACCTGCTGCCAGAAGGCACCGTGCTGGCCATGACCCTGGTGGTGCAGCCGCAGGACAGGCTGGAGGCGAACTTTGCCAGCCTGAGCCGCAACTCAATGGGGGAAAATGTGGATTCGCTGCGTGCCCGCGAGGATGCCGCCACGGCCCGCACATATCTGGGTAACAAACACAAGCTTTACCGGGCGGCCATTACCCTGCTGATAAAAGGTAAAGACGAGGATGCGCTGAGCAAACGCTACCTTGACCTCAGCAGTAAACTGCTGAATTGCGGGCTGGAGCCGGTCAACCCGGAACACGATATCGGCCCGCTCAGCACCTACATGCGGGCGCTGCCAATGTGCTTTAACCCGCAGCACGACCGGCACAACTGGTACACGCGCCTGATGTTTGTCCAGCATTTTGCCTGTATGGCACCGGTTTACGGGCGCGATACCGGCACCGGCCATCACGGCCTGACCTTTTTTAACCGGGGCGGCGGGCCGCTGTCGGTCGATCCGCTCAATAAAGAGGACCGCACTCAGAACGCGCATCTGTTGCTGTTTGGCCCGACCGGTGCCGGTAAGTCTGCCACGGCGGTGGACAAGCTTTCGCAGATGGTGGCCATTTACCGATCGCGCATATTCCTGATTGAGGCGGGTAACAGCTTCGGCCTGTACGGTGATTACTGTGCGTCGCTGGGCCTCAGCGTTCACCGCGTCAGCATCAAGCCCGGAAAAGTGGTGTCGCTGGCCCCCTTTGGTGACTCGCACCTGCTGATGAAGGCAAAGGCCGGTGAGCTGCTCATCAGTGAGGACGACTTACCGGAAACAGACGCTGATGACGAGGAGGACGAAGACGGTGAACGCGACGTTCTGGGCGAGATGGAAATTGCCGCCCGCCTGATGATTACCGGCGGTGAGGCCCCGGAAGAGTCCAGAATGACCCGTGCCGACCGGGGGATGATCCGCGAGGCTATCATGAACGCGGCCCGGAAAGCTTACGCAGAGTCCCGTCAGATGCTGCCCGGGGATCTGATGTCTGCGCTGCAGGACATTGCCCATGACGTCAGCCAGGGCGATGACGGTCGCGAAAAGCGGACTTCGGCCCGCCGCGCACGCGCAGAGGAGATGTCGGAGGCGCTGCGCATGTTCACGGAGGGCTTTGAAGGCGACCTGTTCAACCGTCCTGGCACTCCGTGGCCGGAGGCCGACGTCACGATTGTCGATCTCGGTCAGCTGGCCCGCGAAGGGTACGAGGCCCAGATGGCGGTAGCAGTTATCTCCCTGCTGAACACCATCAATAACATCGCCGAGCGCGACCAGTACCTCGACAGGGACATTATCGTGCCCATTGATGAGGGCCATATCGTCACCACCAACCCGCTGCTGGGCCCTTATGCCACTAAAATCGCCAAAATGTGGCGTAAGTTAGGCACCTGGCTGTGGATTTTTACGCAGAACCTCGCCGACTTCCCCGATACGTCAAAAAAGATGCTCAACATGGCCGAGTGGTGGATTTGTCTGGTGATGCCCCCTGAAGAGGTGGAGCAGATCGCCCGTTTCAAAACGCTTAATGAAGAGCAAAAGGCGATGCTGCTCTCTGCCACCAAGCTGCCGCGCAAGTATACCGAGGGGGTTATTCTGTCGCGCAAGGTGCAGGCGCTGTTCAGGGCGGTGCCGCCGAGCCTCTATCTGGCGCTGGGCATGACTGAAAAAGAAGAAAAAGCAGAGCGCCGCGCCATTATGGACGAACTGAAATGCTCGGAACTTGAGGCCGTTTACCATGTTGCGCGTCGTCTTGACGAGAGTCGTGGTCTTATTTACTGA
- a CDS encoding TIGR03751 family conjugal transfer lipoprotein, with translation MQKINPLLLLILSGTVALMLSGCSTSKDDMLPPGDSSMLELWNIGASTTHATAESRSTLRRPVSDSESTSSQQTRDSYSRTQENEIQQTFPRLPNPDMVMYVFPHLADGNTPVPGYSTVFPFYSQVQYALPGERTEAL, from the coding sequence ATGCAGAAAATTAATCCCTTACTCTTACTCATCCTGAGCGGGACAGTTGCGCTGATGCTGAGCGGCTGCAGTACCTCCAAAGATGATATGCTGCCCCCGGGGGACAGCAGCATGCTGGAACTCTGGAATATCGGTGCGTCCACCACGCACGCCACGGCGGAGAGCCGCTCCACGCTGCGCCGGCCGGTGTCTGACAGTGAGAGCACGAGCAGCCAGCAGACCCGGGACAGCTACAGCCGCACCCAGGAAAATGAAATCCAGCAGACCTTTCCGCGTCTGCCCAACCCTGACATGGTGATGTATGTGTTCCCACACCTGGCCGACGGGAACACGCCTGTGCCGGGCTACAGTACCGTGTTCCCGTTTTACAGCCAGGTGCAGTATGCGCTGCCCGGCGAACGCACGGAGGCGCTGTAG
- a CDS encoding DUF7446 family protein, protein MNNQSKDSSELEYRVGYTPLSGRLYAGFVRRDTGKREAEPRDVTDWAMLAVARKLVREETDVLLSQADGRILRLSAIISETNTPGADYAEN, encoded by the coding sequence ATGAACAACCAAAGTAAAGACAGTAGTGAGCTTGAGTACCGCGTGGGGTATACCCCGCTCAGTGGACGACTGTATGCCGGGTTTGTCCGGCGTGATACGGGCAAGAGGGAAGCCGAACCGCGTGATGTGACGGACTGGGCCATGCTGGCCGTCGCCCGGAAGCTGGTTCGTGAAGAGACCGATGTTCTGCTCAGTCAGGCGGACGGCCGAATCCTGCGCCTTTCCGCAATCATTTCTGAAACGAATACACCGGGGGCTGATTATGCAGAAAATTAA
- a CDS encoding TIGR03752 family integrating conjugative element protein, with protein MSQPGTNLLVKVAVPLVLTAAIIVGVKSCSDPNSAATAPQKTTNAALQNLTPDELKALGVEGDTPQDTLRTIVGNFRRVQDRLDVLAGDNKKLNDENAALKKTNGNVDAQINQAVANVRADEADKRAKLSAQVSDLGAQVGQMLEQLKNGGPGTPAKALSPGSDIPIGLGYDSGSSGSVTMSAPASDGLQWVEPKDGIPLDASGKPVTDSNKNAATGFSFASSFGEAGDAGKQAGAAVTTAVSQAAPDAIKPVDPVFTLPENSTLVGSRAMTALLGRIPIDGKVTDPYPFKVMLGKDNLTANGIELPDVQGAIVSGTATGDWTLSCVRGSITSITFVFEDGTVRTLPSPDSQNGGGNNQNSQNSSGNGSNSIGWLSDDNGIPCISGTRKSNASAYLPTISLLAGAAAAGDALSQNQMTGQTNAMGGVTQTLTGDAGQAVLGKSLSGSMKETVDWVKQRYGQTFDAIYVPPGQTVALHITRQLAIDYEEKGRKVKYDFSLAGSGTGMD; from the coding sequence ATGAGCCAGCCCGGCACAAACCTGTTGGTAAAAGTGGCGGTGCCGCTGGTGCTGACCGCCGCCATCATCGTCGGCGTTAAATCCTGCTCGGATCCGAATAGCGCAGCGACAGCCCCGCAGAAAACCACCAATGCGGCACTGCAGAACCTGACGCCTGACGAGCTGAAGGCACTGGGCGTTGAAGGTGACACGCCGCAGGACACCCTGCGCACCATCGTGGGTAACTTCCGCCGCGTTCAGGACCGGCTGGATGTGCTGGCCGGCGACAACAAAAAGCTGAACGATGAAAACGCGGCGCTGAAAAAGACCAACGGCAACGTTGACGCACAGATCAATCAGGCCGTGGCAAATGTCCGGGCTGATGAGGCTGATAAACGGGCAAAACTCAGTGCTCAGGTGTCAGACCTCGGTGCGCAGGTCGGTCAGATGCTTGAACAGCTGAAAAACGGGGGGCCGGGCACGCCGGCTAAAGCCCTTTCGCCGGGTAGTGATATCCCAATCGGGCTTGGCTATGACAGCGGCAGCAGTGGCAGCGTCACGATGTCAGCGCCCGCCTCAGACGGCCTGCAGTGGGTCGAGCCGAAAGACGGCATCCCGCTGGATGCCAGCGGCAAACCCGTTACTGACAGCAATAAAAATGCCGCGACCGGTTTCTCGTTTGCTTCGTCGTTCGGTGAAGCGGGTGACGCCGGTAAACAGGCCGGTGCGGCGGTGACCACTGCCGTCAGTCAGGCCGCTCCGGATGCAATTAAACCTGTCGATCCGGTTTTTACGCTGCCGGAAAACTCCACGCTGGTCGGCAGTCGCGCCATGACGGCGCTGCTCGGCCGCATCCCCATTGACGGTAAAGTCACCGACCCGTACCCGTTTAAGGTGATGCTGGGTAAGGACAACCTGACGGCCAACGGCATTGAGCTGCCGGACGTTCAGGGGGCAATCGTGTCCGGTACGGCGACCGGTGACTGGACGTTATCCTGTGTGCGCGGATCGATTACCAGCATCACTTTTGTGTTCGAGGACGGTACTGTGCGCACACTGCCGTCGCCGGACAGTCAGAACGGCGGCGGTAATAACCAGAATTCGCAGAACAGCAGCGGTAACGGCAGTAACAGCATCGGCTGGCTGTCAGATGACAACGGTATTCCCTGCATCTCCGGCACCCGTAAAAGCAACGCCTCTGCCTATCTGCCGACTATCAGCCTGCTGGCCGGCGCTGCTGCTGCCGGCGATGCACTTTCCCAGAATCAGATGACGGGCCAGACCAACGCCATGGGCGGCGTGACGCAAACGCTCACCGGCGATGCGGGACAGGCCGTGCTGGGTAAATCGCTGTCCGGGAGCATGAAAGAAACCGTGGACTGGGTAAAGCAGCGTTATGGCCAGACTTTTGACGCGATATACGTGCCGCCGGGTCAGACCGTCGCGCTGCACATCACCCGCCAGCTGGCGATCGACTACGAAGAAAAAGGCCGCAAGGTGAAGTATGACTTCAGCCTGGCAGGCTCAGGTACGGGGATGGACTGA
- a CDS encoding TIGR03749 family integrating conjugative element protein, translating into MKRPLTLLCLLLVSGLTQAVELMKWERIPLQIPLTVGQERIVFVNKNVRVGFPPALNGKVRIQSTGGAVYFDASGAFPVTRIELQNKENGEIILLDVSATPGKVTREPVKLVYDGELATATASDKQTVSGDAGSSSNTPSPDTQAASAPARKSPKLSAPLPVVLTRYAAQSLYGPVRTVEPVPGISPVSLKLPSSITALMPGEPVSVTPMAAWSLQGDSVVALQVRNRSAGKVVLDPRELQGRFETATFQHRWLGRAGTPEDTTVVYLVIQGRPEGAFIAEPVTVMPGQARRVKK; encoded by the coding sequence ATGAAACGTCCTCTGACCCTGCTGTGCCTGCTTCTGGTTTCAGGCCTGACGCAGGCGGTTGAGCTCATGAAGTGGGAGCGCATCCCGCTGCAGATACCGCTTACTGTCGGTCAGGAGCGCATCGTGTTTGTAAACAAAAATGTGCGCGTGGGGTTCCCGCCGGCGCTCAACGGCAAAGTGCGCATTCAGAGCACCGGCGGCGCGGTCTACTTTGACGCCAGCGGGGCCTTTCCGGTGACGCGCATTGAGCTGCAGAATAAGGAAAACGGCGAAATCATCCTGCTTGACGTCAGCGCCACGCCCGGCAAAGTGACCCGTGAACCGGTGAAACTGGTTTATGACGGTGAACTGGCTACGGCAACGGCCAGCGATAAACAGACCGTGAGCGGCGATGCCGGCAGTAGCAGTAATACCCCTTCACCGGACACACAGGCTGCATCTGCACCGGCACGCAAATCGCCAAAACTCAGCGCCCCGCTGCCGGTGGTGCTGACCCGCTACGCGGCCCAGAGCCTTTACGGGCCCGTCCGGACCGTGGAGCCGGTGCCGGGCATCAGCCCCGTGTCGCTGAAGCTGCCTTCCTCCATCACAGCGCTGATGCCGGGCGAACCCGTTTCGGTCACGCCGATGGCGGCCTGGAGCCTGCAGGGCGACAGCGTGGTGGCGCTGCAGGTGCGTAACCGTTCAGCCGGCAAGGTGGTGCTGGACCCGCGTGAGCTTCAGGGCCGTTTTGAGACGGCGACCTTTCAGCACCGCTGGCTGGGTCGCGCCGGCACGCCGGAAGATACAACGGTCGTATACCTGGTCATACAGGGACGCCCTGAAGGCGCGTTTATCGCTGAACCGGTCACTGTCATGCCCGGACAGGCGCGGAGGGTCAAGAAATGA
- a CDS encoding PFL_4703 family integrating conjugative element protein: MSRFRNGITARDNHIFSLRIACVLLFAGMLATSAGWMRAPSDMTIHIPPDLRSGSTQKWWVVPPSTVYAFAFYIFQQLNAWPTDGEVDYAAKIAQLSPYLTPSCQDFLNRDYEFRKNNGELKDRVRVVYEIPRRGYSDSSVDILSDDRWVVRLDLVADEYYHAEKVKRALVRYPLKVVRWEGDAARNPFGLALDCYDSTPQQLEAIPQAEPVNKSGVFQ, encoded by the coding sequence ATGAGCCGGTTTCGTAACGGTATCACCGCGCGTGATAACCACATCTTTTCCCTGCGCATTGCCTGCGTACTGCTGTTCGCCGGCATGCTGGCCACCTCAGCCGGCTGGATGCGGGCGCCTTCGGACATGACCATCCACATTCCCCCCGACCTGCGCTCGGGCAGCACGCAGAAATGGTGGGTTGTTCCGCCCTCAACGGTTTATGCCTTCGCGTTCTACATTTTCCAGCAGCTCAACGCCTGGCCGACCGACGGTGAGGTGGACTATGCAGCGAAGATTGCCCAGCTCAGCCCCTACCTGACACCGTCCTGCCAGGACTTCCTGAACAGGGACTATGAGTTTCGTAAAAATAATGGCGAGCTCAAAGACCGCGTGCGCGTGGTGTATGAAATCCCGCGTCGCGGCTACAGCGACAGCAGCGTCGACATCCTGAGTGACGACCGCTGGGTGGTCCGGCTCGACCTGGTGGCAGACGAGTATTACCACGCCGAGAAGGTCAAACGCGCCCTGGTCCGCTACCCGCTTAAAGTGGTGCGGTGGGAGGGGGATGCCGCCCGCAATCCGTTTGGCCTGGCGCTGGACTGCTACGACTCCACGCCGCAGCAGCTTGAAGCCATTCCGCAGGCGGAGCCCGTGAATAAATCAGGAGTCTTCCAGTGA
- a CDS encoding TIGR03750 family conjugal transfer protein, with translation MAVIDFLPDRLNYPPVVYRGFTASEFLLAAGTGSLAGIPLAVPLCLVPHVGWLAFPICTLLMPLVSVFIGGRWVAAYKRGKPENYIWQRLERIRCRLGLSRSMIVASRAWELQRTSGLAVRRPG, from the coding sequence ATGGCCGTTATCGACTTTCTTCCTGATCGGCTCAATTATCCGCCCGTGGTGTATCGGGGGTTTACCGCCAGCGAGTTTCTGCTGGCGGCGGGCACGGGCAGCCTGGCGGGTATTCCGCTGGCTGTGCCGCTGTGCCTGGTGCCACATGTCGGCTGGCTGGCGTTTCCAATCTGCACGCTGCTGATGCCGCTGGTCTCAGTGTTCATCGGTGGCCGCTGGGTTGCCGCTTACAAGCGCGGTAAGCCAGAAAATTATATCTGGCAGCGGCTTGAGCGAATCCGCTGCCGTCTGGGCCTGTCACGATCGATGATTGTGGCCAGCCGCGCGTGGGAGCTGCAGCGCACGTCCGGGCTGGCAGTGAGGAGGCCAGGATGA
- a CDS encoding TIGR03745 family integrating conjugative element membrane protein: MKCIFLMRLCRAARLRAAQLMLPVILTANQAWAGLPNVEQPTTGGGGGLWNTWMAYIKMAGLGFGLLVTVAAFLAVAHAVITSFHDVRKGKGTWTELILYSVVGIILILVVIFLATKAADIL; the protein is encoded by the coding sequence ATGAAGTGCATTTTTCTGATGAGGCTCTGCCGTGCCGCACGGTTACGCGCAGCGCAGCTGATGTTGCCAGTGATATTGACGGCAAACCAGGCATGGGCTGGCCTGCCCAATGTTGAGCAACCGACAACGGGTGGCGGTGGCGGATTATGGAATACATGGATGGCCTACATCAAGATGGCAGGCCTGGGGTTTGGTCTTCTGGTCACCGTCGCGGCCTTCCTGGCGGTGGCGCATGCCGTCATCACTTCGTTTCATGACGTGCGTAAGGGCAAAGGCACCTGGACTGAGCTCATCCTCTACAGCGTCGTCGGCATCATCCTTATCCTGGTGGTTATCTTTCTCGCGACCAAAGCTGCAGACATCCTCTGA
- a CDS encoding TIGR03758 family integrating conjugative element protein, with the protein MAMNGAQTSGWAAGTGSSLTPGQLNILILSTLAVVMLLFSAWSLVQAYRGLASKTVRFQQINELFIRLAILWLLTLFFFFN; encoded by the coding sequence ATGGCGATGAACGGCGCACAGACTTCGGGCTGGGCGGCAGGCACCGGCAGCAGCCTCACTCCCGGACAACTGAACATCCTCATTCTGAGCACGCTCGCCGTTGTCATGCTTCTGTTTTCTGCCTGGTCGCTGGTACAGGCTTACCGTGGGCTCGCGTCCAAAACTGTAAGATTTCAGCAGATCAATGAGCTTTTCATCCGGCTGGCGATCCTCTGGCTGCTGACACTGTTTTTCTTCTTTAACTGA
- a CDS encoding RAQPRD family integrative conjugative element protein: MRRLPPFIALLACVMPVMACHAAEKDELALVMRQLDQVQAGLDRARVVANQDQDARFYFDYQQATRDIATMKQGISTYLEPSRAQPYAGSASVTGQYRAQEPAWR; this comes from the coding sequence ATGCGCCGTTTACCCCCTTTCATTGCACTCCTTGCCTGCGTTATGCCCGTCATGGCGTGCCATGCCGCCGAAAAGGACGAGCTGGCGCTGGTGATGCGCCAGCTGGATCAGGTCCAGGCGGGCCTTGACCGCGCCCGCGTGGTGGCGAATCAGGATCAGGATGCCCGCTTTTACTTTGACTATCAGCAGGCCACCCGCGACATCGCGACCATGAAGCAGGGTATTTCCACCTACCTTGAACCGTCCCGCGCTCAGCCGTATGCCGGTTCAGCCTCTGTCACTGGCCAGTACCGGGCACAGGAGCCGGCATGGCGATGA
- a CDS encoding STM2901 family protein: protein MDTTEQLGGKYFFDGMSVDKEELLMWLILDEFTKTFSGITDILAVASMLASLPFIPVSGKLDARTATTGTSPLSMITRKLIKKRFANRRRTLTIGSMIRGQWAYTTSVGAYVGRWVPWIGAVITAYDISIITNNVIHRYRLITGEKD, encoded by the coding sequence ATGGACACGACCGAGCAGCTGGGCGGGAAGTATTTCTTTGACGGCATGAGCGTTGATAAAGAAGAGCTGCTGATGTGGCTGATCCTTGATGAGTTTACTAAAACCTTCAGCGGCATCACGGATATTCTGGCCGTCGCCTCAATGCTGGCCAGCCTGCCATTTATACCCGTCTCCGGAAAACTGGATGCCAGGACGGCAACAACAGGCACAAGTCCTCTCTCGATGATAACGCGCAAACTGATCAAAAAACGATTTGCGAACCGCCGCAGGACGCTGACAATCGGTAGCATGATTCGTGGACAATGGGCCTATACAACGAGCGTGGGCGCTTACGTTGGTCGCTGGGTGCCATGGATAGGTGCCGTCATTACTGCTTATGACATCTCCATCATTACGAATAACGTCATACATCGCTACCGACTGATAACGGGTGAAAAGGATTAA
- a CDS encoding DUF1493 family protein, which produces METSVQVRNLLKKYFWEMTDDVSLSTGNHMVLPEEATDFIEEYAEKFGVDMTHFEFRKYFPNEGIRFLPDAILPKYMRTDHHEPAALTVRMLIESAEAGRWLFP; this is translated from the coding sequence ATGGAAACTTCAGTTCAGGTCAGAAACCTGCTTAAAAAATACTTCTGGGAAATGACAGATGATGTCTCACTAAGCACGGGGAACCACATGGTACTGCCTGAAGAGGCCACTGATTTTATTGAAGAGTATGCAGAGAAATTTGGCGTCGACATGACTCATTTTGAGTTCAGAAAATACTTTCCTAACGAGGGGATACGCTTCCTGCCTGACGCCATACTGCCAAAATATATGCGCACGGACCATCATGAGCCTGCAGCGCTTACCGTCAGAATGCTGATTGAGTCAGCTGAAGCCGGACGCTGGCTTTTCCCCTAA
- a CDS encoding GNAT family N-acetyltransferase, giving the protein MTLILREARHSDASLLNELGVRTYTHHFEKYWTRREELDEFLLQEYSLQAIVSSLAEPSVNWYIAETLTPVGFVKVTWQCQIPGTSRQGTLLNKLYLSEGTTGKSYGQLIFNEVADMAKEKGSDFLWLEVLKENARARRFYEKQGMAYIRNNFFNTATQHVTLHVLGMSL; this is encoded by the coding sequence ATGACATTAATTCTGCGCGAAGCACGACATTCTGATGCTTCGCTGTTGAATGAGCTGGGTGTCCGAACATACACCCATCATTTTGAAAAGTACTGGACCCGCAGGGAGGAACTGGATGAGTTCCTTCTGCAGGAGTATTCGTTACAGGCTATCGTAAGCAGCCTGGCTGAGCCTTCAGTTAACTGGTATATCGCTGAGACCCTGACGCCGGTTGGATTTGTAAAAGTCACATGGCAATGCCAGATTCCGGGAACATCACGTCAAGGAACGCTCCTGAATAAACTGTACCTTTCCGAAGGTACAACAGGTAAAAGCTACGGTCAGCTTATATTCAATGAAGTTGCCGATATGGCAAAAGAAAAAGGCAGTGATTTTCTGTGGCTTGAAGTGCTTAAAGAAAATGCTCGTGCACGCAGATTTTATGAAAAGCAGGGCATGGCATATATACGAAATAATTTCTTCAACACTGCTACCCAACACGTCACGCTGCATGTTCTGGGCATGAGCCTGTGA
- a CDS encoding TIGR03747 family integrating conjugative element membrane protein, with amino-acid sequence MPRNDDVNNQNSTPSKPRQSGPFTLLLWDLPVSLMGILTGSLLVSLGVEYACITFLWPDEGATHSYQVMVAESHWLSEGYTRSLLMNTPVETITRWVQVAWHWLFVDSGISHWLASFRETGPTGNGLIPSLNGFGASLISWLEEYLQATLWVTLVFFIRVMILFLSIPLFGLVIITGIVEGLVRRDLRRYGAGYESSFVYHHAKRFIRPALYGPCMLYLAWPTAVWPNLFLLPSALLAGGILAVVTASFKKYL; translated from the coding sequence ATGCCCCGGAATGATGATGTTAATAACCAGAACAGTACGCCCTCAAAGCCCCGCCAGTCGGGCCCGTTTACGCTGCTGCTGTGGGATCTGCCGGTGAGTCTGATGGGTATCCTGACTGGCTCACTGCTCGTCAGCCTCGGCGTTGAGTACGCCTGCATCACCTTCCTGTGGCCGGACGAGGGCGCCACACACAGCTATCAGGTCATGGTTGCGGAAAGCCACTGGCTTTCAGAGGGATATACCCGAAGCCTGCTGATGAACACGCCGGTTGAAACCATCACCCGCTGGGTACAGGTCGCGTGGCACTGGCTGTTTGTGGATAGCGGGATCAGTCACTGGCTGGCCTCATTCAGGGAAACGGGACCGACGGGGAACGGCCTCATTCCGTCGCTCAACGGTTTTGGTGCATCCCTTATCAGCTGGCTGGAAGAGTACCTGCAGGCCACGCTCTGGGTGACGCTGGTTTTCTTTATCCGGGTAATGATCCTGTTTCTCAGTATTCCGCTGTTCGGGCTGGTCATCATCACCGGCATCGTGGAAGGGCTGGTCAGGCGCGATCTGCGTCGCTACGGGGCGGGTTATGAGTCGAGCTTTGTCTATCACCACGCCAAACGCTTTATCAGGCCGGCGCTGTACGGGCCCTGCATGCTGTATCTGGCCTGGCCAACGGCCGTGTGGCCAAACCTTTTTCTGCTGCCCTCCGCGTTGCTGGCTGGCGGCATACTGGCTGTGGTCACCGCTTCGTTTAAGAAGTATCTTTGA